In Ammospiza caudacuta isolate bAmmCau1 chromosome 2, bAmmCau1.pri, whole genome shotgun sequence, a genomic segment contains:
- the LOC131572441 gene encoding uncharacterized protein LOC131572441 yields MPSTPNVPSISSTPSMPSTPSMPTQYTQCAQYTQHAHPECPCAQYTQTAHQYTQHAQYTQCAQYIQYTQHAQCTQYTQTAHQYTQHAHTSSLPTQYAQHAQHAQHAQYTQDAQYTQYTQCAQHAQHTQYTQCAQHAQPAQYTQGAQYTQYTQCAQHAQHAQYTQYTQCAQHAQHAQYTQCAQHAQHAQHAQYTQYTQCAQHAQHAQYTQCAQHAQPAQYTQGAQYTQYTQCAQYAQHAQYTQYTQCAQHAQHAQYTQCAQHAQHAQYTQYTQCAQHAQHAQYTQCAQHAQHAQHAQYTQCAQHAQHAQYTQGAQYTQYTQCAQHAQPAQYSQRAHPAPAVCPGRASLEPQLRPPVGLSSCQGT; encoded by the exons ATGCCCAGTACACCCAATGTGCCCAGTATATCCAGTACACCCAGCATGCCCAGTACACCCAGCATGCCCACCCAGTACACCCAGTGTGCCCAGTACACCCAGCATGCCCACCCAGAGTGCCCA TGTGCCCAGTACACCCAGACTGCCCACCAGTACACCCAGCATGCCCAGTACACCCAATGTGCCCAGTATATCCAGTACACCCAGCATGCCCAGTGTACCCAGTACACCCAGACTGCCCACCAGTACACCCAGCATGCCCA CACATCCAGCCTGCCCACCCAGTACGCCCAGCATGCCCAGCATGCCCAGCATGCCCAGTACACCCAGGATGCCCAGTACACCCAGTACACCCAGTGTGCCCAGCATGCCCAGCACACCCAGTACACCCAGTGTGCCCAGCACGCCCAGCCTGCCCAGTACACCCAGGGTGCCCAGTACACCCAGTACACCCAGTGTGCCCAGCATGCCCAGCACGCCCAGTACACCCAGTACACCCAGTGTGCCCAGCATGCCCAGCACGCCCAGTACACCCAGTGTGCCCAGCATGCCCAGCATGCCCAGCACGCCCAGTACACCCAGTACACCCAGTGTGCCCAGCATGCCCAGCACGCCCAGTACACCCAGTGTGCCCAGCACGCCCAGCCTGCCCAGTACACCCAGGGTGCCCAGTACACCCAGTACACCCAGTGTGCCCAGTATGCCCAGCACGCCCAGTACACCCAGTACACCCAGTGTGCCCAGCATGCCCAGCACGCCCAGTACACCCAGTGTGCCCAGCATGCCCAGCACGCCCAGTACACCCAGTACACCCAGTGTGCCCAGCATGCCCAGCACGCCCAGTACACCCAGTGTGCCCAGCATGCCCAGCATGCCCAGCACGCCCAGTACACCCAGTGTGCCCAGCATGCCCAGCACGCCCAGTACACCCAGGGTGCCCAGTACACCCAGTACACCCAGTGTGCCCAGCACGCCCAGCCTGCCCAGTACTCCCAGCGTGCCCACCCAGCACCCGCAGTGtgcccaggcagagccagcctggagcCACAGCTCAGGCCTCCCGTtggcctcagcagctgccaggggacgtga